GAAAGTTTTGTCTCACAACCTTATTACAATATTGAATTACAGTACAGTAAAGGCTTTAAAGGAACATTATTACTAGATGGTAAAATCGCAGATATTTTTGATGAAGAAGAGGCAAGACATCTTGAGAAGAAATTACAAGGTGACCATAGACCGGCCATTGTAATGGAATACATCAGTACTGACAAGCAACGGAAAGCGCCGGCACTTTATAATCTTGCAGAACTGCAAAAAAATATGGGTAGCCATTACGGGTATGCTCCAGAAGAGACTTTAGCAATTGCTCAAACATTGTATGAAAAATATAAAGTATTGAGCTATCCCAGGACCGATTCCAGAGCTTTGAGCATGGACTTATATCGTGAAGTGGGAGAACACATTAAAAGCTGTAAATGGGGGAAATATGAATCGTTTGTTGATCGGATTGATCTTTCGACAATTCAGCCGGATAAAGCATATTTTAATGACGTTAAGGTTACAGACCATCATGCACTTATTCCAACGATTCATTCCGATATGAAACAAGCTTTTTCACAAATGACAGAGCCAGAGCGAAATGTGTTTGAAGCAGTGGTACGTTCTTTCCTTGCTATCTTTTATCCGCCTTATGAATATCAAGTGACTGAAATTGTAACAGAAAAGGCCGGCTGTAATTTTAGCAGCAAAGGTACTGTTATTAAATCATTAGGATATAAAGAAGTTTTTAATCTGGAAGAAAAAGAAGATGATAGTAAAGAGATCCTGCCAGTTTTAGAGAAGGGGAATGAGTTAAATGTTGATGGAGTTAAGGCAATAGACAAAAAGACCAAGCCGCCGGCACGATATACCGTTTCCAGTATTATAGCTTTGATGGAGAAAAATCATATTGGAACAAGTGCGACTAGGGGAGAAATAATTAAAAAGTTGATGAATCAGAGAAATCCTTATATACGCCTGGAAAAAGGTAAATACTATTCTACAGAACTAGGCCGTGATTATATTAATGTACTGCCTGAAGCATTAAAAGATGTGGAATTAACGGCTAAATTTGAGAAACAGTTACAAGAAATATCAGCTGGTAATATAACGAAAGAAGCTTTTTTACAGCAACTTAAAGATGAGGAAGTGGAAATCATTGGAAATCTAAAATCCTGCCAAGAGACTGTTGGTATTAGCTCTGCTCCTCAAAAGACACCAGAATCGTCAAATCTTCGGTGTCCAAAATGTGGGAAGTCAGTCAGAGAGAACACAAAAGCATTTGGCTGCACTGGATATAGAGATGGTTGCGATTTTACAATTTGGAAAGAAAAGGCAGGGAAAAAGGTTACTGAATCTATGGTGAAACAGTTAATATCCAAAGGTAGTACTAGTGTATTAAAAGGTTTTAAAAAGAAGGATGGAAGTACTTTTGACGCTGCATTGGTCCTGGTTGATGGAAAAGTCGAATTTAAGAGAGGATAGGTAGAATTATGAAAGAAGAACGTGACGGAAATCAATCCAGAAAAATGCAGGAACAACTAGGCCGATTCAAAAAATTTGTGCGTTATCCAGAAGGAGCAGAGATGTATTCCATGGGGTTAAGCTCTTTCACAAAATTGGCCAAAGAAGCGAAAGCGGTTCATAAATGGGGTAATATTGTGCTAGTTAATATCAACATCGTAGATGAGTATTTAGAGACGTTCAAAGAACCATAAATTGATAAAAATAGGAATTGGTAATAAAATGGAAAACACTTGACATAGTGTGCTACATAAAGTATAATATAAATGTAGACTAAAGAGGAGCTGATAATATGGATGGTAATCCAATTCGTAAGAAGATGGGCAGGCCTCAGATTGAAAAGCCTAAAGCTAAAGTCCTCAGAACAAGAGTGACAGATGAAGAATATGAAAATGTGATGACATACGTTGATGAGCATCATATGACACAATCAGAACTGGTTTTAGGAGCTATTAAAAAGTGTTATCCTGAATGTTTTAAATAACAGGATAAATCCATTTTGTTACCTTTCCTGTATATTAGGAAGAGGTGTCAACTTGGCTACATCAAGGAAAGATTCAAAAGGGAGGGTATTGTATCCTGGTGAATCTCAAAGGAAAGACGGAAAGTATATTTACCAATATCATGATGTAAATAGAAAACGACGAGTTGTTTATGCAGGCGATCTACAGGAACTGCGACAGAAGAAAAAAGCTATTGAACATGATATTGCGGATGGTGTTGATGCATATGCTGGGGAACGAACTACCCTGAATGCGGTATTTGACCGATATATGAGAGGGAAAATCAACCTTAAGCAGTCCACACGGACGAATTATATGTATATGTATGATAATTATATTCGGCCAACTTTTGGTAACAGATTCATTAGTAAAATCAAATATTCTGATGTGAAAGAATTTGTTAACAGTTTTATCACGGAAAAAGATTTTAAAATGAACTCAATCGAGGTAATACATACATTGCTGAATCCCACCTTTACATTGGCAGTCAGAGATGGTCTTATCCGGGTCAATCCTGCATCTGGTGTAATGGCAGAAATTAAAAAGAGTTGCGATTGGGAAGGAAGTAAACGAGAAGCCTTAACTATTGAGCAGCAAACTGCATTTATTAACTATGTTGCTGATAGCCCTATCTATCATCATTGGTTACCACTATTTGTTGTTTTTCTGGGAACAGGAGGACGATTAGGTGAGATTACCGGATTAACAGAATCGGATCTCGATTTTAAAGAACGGACAATAAGCATTAATCATAATTTAGTATACCGTGTGCAAGACAATGGATCATGCGAATATCATATCAACACACCTAAAACGAAAAATAGCATAAGAGAAATTCCAATGTTGGAAGATGTTTGTAATGCTTTGTTGCTGGAGAAGAGATATCAAAAGCAGAGAGGTGGCTGTAAAGACGAGATTGACGGTTATAAACGTTTTGTCTTTACTAATCGTTACGGGAAGGTACATAACCCTATGGTAATTAATAGAGCCATAAAATGTATCTATAAAGCGTACAATAAGGAAGAGTCTGAACAAGCAGAGCAGGAAGAACGAGAACCGTTTTTGTTACCGCATTTTACTGTACATTCGCTTCGACATACTTTTTGTACCCGGTACTGTGAGAACGAATCAAACGTAAAGGTGATACAAATGATTATGGGCCATGCAGACTTTTCAACAACAATGGATGTATATGCGAAAGCTACCAAAGAGTCAAAGAAAGAATCTTTTAGTAATTTAGAAGGTAAAATAAGAATTTTTTAGCGGAGTGTCCAGTGTGACCGATGCTGATATTTATACATCAAGTTTACATCAAATCTTATTAAGTATATCAATTTAACCTCAAATTCATAAAGCGGGATAAGTTGATATAAAGCCTAAAATCACTCCTATTACAAAGGAGATAAGGCAATATAAAGTGATGTAAAGATATATAACGAATTGTGTTTTTTATTCCCGACGATGAAGAGCTTGGAGAAATAAGCATAGTAAAATCAATGGTTTGAGAGGTTGGAAGGAAAGATTTACGACCAACTTACGACCGAATATAAGAGAGCACGTTCAAATAGAAATAGGACTTCCAAAGTGGAAGCCCTATTTTTGTTATTCTTCTTTTGTTAGGTCTGATATTTTACTTTCAAGCCAAGATTGAGCTGTTGTTTCATCTTGTTCTATAGCCATTTCAACAGCCCGTTTAGCACATTCAAGAAGTTGTTTAGATGCTGATAATAAAAGCTGTGATTTTTGTATAAACTCTTTAATTCTATTGTGCATAGATTCATCCAATAAAGGTATAGGAATCTGTAAAATGTCATCATCCTTTATTACTGGATAAGAAGTGCCTACATTGAATTTTAGGAGCCAATCTTTATACAAAGAGGTTCTAAACAAAACCTGTAAAGTTTGAGCCGGATATGTTCCCTTTTCACGGAGAACGGTGAATGCACCACTGACAAGCAGGTTATCTTTGTTAAGTATCGAAACAGCACCTCGATATGGGCGGACTGTTGAAATAAGCAGGTCACCTTTTTGCGTCATTATCTTTGCATTTGCTGGAAGATTTTCAGTTGCAACAACGTTGTATTCTGACGAACCATTACCAATATCTATATCACCTATTTCAACATAAGGATATTCTGTCAATTCTCTACTACACTTGGTTTTTACTAGTTCAAATTCATCGCCAGGAGTTGTACAACCTTCAGAGTAATTCAAAACATGATTTTCAAAATC
This genomic stretch from Lacrimispora sphenoides harbors:
- the topB gene encoding type IA DNA topoisomerase; the protein is MKKLVIAEKPSAGADMAKVLNCTQKKTGYIEGDRYIVTWAIGHLVGLKYPEEHDPRYKQWRLEDLPFHFSFQDSLKVLSNTKIQFQVVKQLINRADVDSIINAGDAGREGYLIQEWIYRLAGNRKSKKVLWASSLTDEALKKAFANLKEPTEFKLLLEEAEARAMGDYSMGINYSRALTLTIGKQKTMLSYGRCQTPLLHLIVRRDNEIESFVSQPYYNIELQYSKGFKGTLLLDGKIADIFDEEEARHLEKKLQGDHRPAIVMEYISTDKQRKAPALYNLAELQKNMGSHYGYAPEETLAIAQTLYEKYKVLSYPRTDSRALSMDLYREVGEHIKSCKWGKYESFVDRIDLSTIQPDKAYFNDVKVTDHHALIPTIHSDMKQAFSQMTEPERNVFEAVVRSFLAIFYPPYEYQVTEIVTEKAGCNFSSKGTVIKSLGYKEVFNLEEKEDDSKEILPVLEKGNELNVDGVKAIDKKTKPPARYTVSSIIALMEKNHIGTSATRGEIIKKLMNQRNPYIRLEKGKYYSTELGRDYINVLPEALKDVELTAKFEKQLQEISAGNITKEAFLQQLKDEEVEIIGNLKSCQETVGISSAPQKTPESSNLRCPKCGKSVRENTKAFGCTGYRDGCDFTIWKEKAGKKVTESMVKQLISKGSTSVLKGFKKKDGSTFDAALVLVDGKVEFKRG
- a CDS encoding DUF6462 family protein codes for the protein MQEQLGRFKKFVRYPEGAEMYSMGLSSFTKLAKEAKAVHKWGNIVLVNINIVDEYLETFKEP
- a CDS encoding tyrosine-type recombinase/integrase — encoded protein: MATSRKDSKGRVLYPGESQRKDGKYIYQYHDVNRKRRVVYAGDLQELRQKKKAIEHDIADGVDAYAGERTTLNAVFDRYMRGKINLKQSTRTNYMYMYDNYIRPTFGNRFISKIKYSDVKEFVNSFITEKDFKMNSIEVIHTLLNPTFTLAVRDGLIRVNPASGVMAEIKKSCDWEGSKREALTIEQQTAFINYVADSPIYHHWLPLFVVFLGTGGRLGEITGLTESDLDFKERTISINHNLVYRVQDNGSCEYHINTPKTKNSIREIPMLEDVCNALLLEKRYQKQRGGCKDEIDGYKRFVFTNRYGKVHNPMVINRAIKCIYKAYNKEESEQAEQEEREPFLLPHFTVHSLRHTFCTRYCENESNVKVIQMIMGHADFSTTMDVYAKATKESKKESFSNLEGKIRIF